In Lolium rigidum isolate FL_2022 chromosome 7, APGP_CSIRO_Lrig_0.1, whole genome shotgun sequence, the DNA window taccattaccaactttccACATATAACCCATCTTCGCAGCCTTGGCAGCCCATAACAcccctttccaaaaaggagaggCCCCAATATCAGAACACGAAAAAATATTAGGATTATTCACATTATACTTGCTATCAACTATCTGTCTCCAAATTTTGTTATCATCCAAATGGTATCTTTTAATCCAGGAAGCTAGAAGGCAAATATTCATCTCTGATAAGTCAGGGATGCCCAACCCTCCATACTCCTTTTTCCTAGTGACCAAACCCCAATTAGCTAAGTGGTACTTATGGTGCCCCTCATAATTATCCCACAGACAGTGAGCCATCAGAGAGTTAATCAGAGTAATAGCCCACTTAGGGAATTTGATCACACTAAGCAGATAAATTGGAATACTGGCCAAAACACTTCTAACCAGCTCTAGTTTGGCAGCATGATTTAGAAGTTTACCTCTCCAGCCAGCAGCTTTCTTAATAATTTTATCAACAACAGGTTGAATATCCTCTTTTTTAAGCTTACAGTAATGCAGAGGGACCCCTAAATACTGCAAGGGAAACTCACCCAACTTGCAACTCAAAGATTGAGCAAAAAGTTGTGCATCACTTTCAAGCACATTAATAGGAACTAGATCACACTTATGAAAATTGATCCTCATCCCAGACATATGCTCAAAACAAGCTAAAATCCACTTTAAATTGATGGCAGAAGATAGCCTTTTTTCAAGGAAGAgtaaagtatcatcagcatattgcatacTGATAATACCCCCCCTCCCCATGCCTTGCATAAGCCCAGCTATTTTTCCACCAGAAGCAGCTTTGTATAGAATTTTAGTAAAAACATCATCCATAAAATTAAAAAGAATAGGTGATATAGGATCACCCTGTCTTACACCCCTACTAGTAAGGAAAAAATtgctattgcaatcattaatcctCACACCCACAGAAACCATTATATAATAAACCTTCAATGATTCTCATCCACTTGGGGCAAAAACCCCTCATCCTCATAACTCTTAGCAGAAAATCTCTATCAACtctatcataagccttttcatagtcaagtttaaaaataaaaccactattttcactaTGAACAGCATCATGAATTACTTCATGGGCAGAAACCACACTCTCAAGTATGAATCTCCCCTTAATAAAAGCAGTCTGATTAGGAGAAATAAGTTTCTCACTCACCACACCCAATCTATTAGTAGCACATTTAGAGAAAATTTTGAAACTACAATTAGTCAAGGCAATAGGTCTGAATTTCTGTATAGTTACAGCATCAGTTTCCTTAGGAATCAAAGTCAACAGAGAAAAATTTAGTCTAAAAAGATCAAGTTTTCCTTCATTCCAATCCTTAACCATATCCATGAAGTCAGCTCTAATGAGCTCCCAAAAATGTTgataaaataagaaagaaaaaccATCGGGACCAGGAGCACCTTCAAGATAAGAGCCAAAAATAGCTTCCTTTACCTCTTTCTCAGAAAAAGGAGCATCAAGCATATCATTATGATTCTGTGACACCATATCATCTGGGTCCCAGAAATCATCTACTATATTAACATCAAGACAAGACTCTTTACAAaacaaagtcttataatagttaacaGCAATGTCCAGCATACCTTTGTTGTCATCAACCATACCCTCATCTCCTTGTAATTGACAGATTTGTTTTTTCCTTCTTCTCTGATTGGCTACAGAATGGAAATAAGAAGTGTTACGATCTCCTTCCAAAATATATCTTTCCCTAGATCTTTGTCTAGCTTTAATTTCCTCATTACTCCAAATCTTGGTAAGCTCAATAGAAATATCTTTCATCCTTTTTTTAGAAACAGGAGAAAGACACTGTGTTTCAGCAATAATATCAAGCAGATCATATTCAGCAACCAACTTTTGtttattctttctttgagcagatTCAATATTAGCAGCCCAACCTTTTAACCCTTTCCTGCTATTTCTAATTTTAAAATTCCATCTGTCAATAGGTTTATGAAGATGACAAGGTGCTTGCCAAAATTTGGCAACCACCTGATCAAAACCCTCAATGTTAAGCCACCACTTCTCAAATCTAAATTGCTTATTAACAGGAACTTTCAAAACCCCAGTGTCCACAATCAAAGGAGTATGATCACTCCCAACCCTAGCTTTTGAGGTTAAGCTACTAGCAGGGAAGAGAGAATCCCAGCAAGTAGTCACAAACACTCTATCAAGAAAAGCCATAACCAGATTATCTTGGTTATTAGCCCAAGAAAATTGTCTACTAGGATTTTTAATTTCCATCAAATTAAATTTATTAACCCAATCATTAAAGAGATTGGCCCGATGTTGGTTGATGTTTCCAAGTGCTTTTCTCACACTTTTCTCTAATGAGATTGAAATCACCCCCAACCAGGGTAGGACCATTCCAACAAGCCATAATATTATGCATTTCATTGATAAAGTCTAACTTATACTCCTCATAAGCAGATCCATACACAGCAATCACTCTCCAAATGACATTGTCTTTTTTTGCTTTAATATGAACAGATACACAAAAAGAAAGAATATCCCATTTAATAATATCAAACAAATCAATATTAATACCAACAAGGATCCCTCCAGCAGTTTTCACAGCTGGCAACCAATTCCAGGTAAACTTCTCTCCTGGATCTAATTGTTTAAGCTGAATGCTAGAGAAGTCCTCCTTTTTAGACTCAGAAAAACAAATTATATCTAGACATGTCTCTCTAATGAGATCATGTACTCTGATTAGCTTATCAGGTCTATTAAGATCTTTAGGATTTCATATTAGAGCTACTACCATATTTAAAAATCAGTTTTCTTCTACCTTTCTTCTTACTGTGGACTAATGTCCAAGGTTCATCCTCATCAGGTACATCACTAATGTGATCTTCCTGATCAGAGACAAACTCACCCTCATCATCAAAACCAACCCTCAGTTCATCCACAGATAGACTAATGTCATTGGGGAGAAAACTCTCAGGATTGGAATTATGGAAATCTATAAGCCTATTGGTTTCAacttttttaatttcattaatAACAGAATCAACATCTAGACTTTTGTGACCCAGACTAATGCCAGCAGTTTTTGCAGTGTCATATAAAGATGGATTATCAAGAGAAGCAAAAGAATTTGAGAAGCCATGTATTCTATTACCTTTAGGAATCTCCAAATTTTTAGCCTTCTTTAGATCTTGAGCTCTCTCTATAGCAGACTTACCATCCCTTGGAATCCTGGAGCTCATCCTTGTAGCTTGAACAGGTCCCCAGTTCTTCTTTTCTTTCCAAGCCATAGGAGGCATCACAGGAGCAGGATTGTTGAGCACAAAACTATCCTTCTTCTGGATCTCATCAACACCTTCCTCCTCACTCTCATCATCAAAGTGCTGGAGAAGATTCTTTCCAATATTTTCCTCAGCTCCCCTTAGTACTAAAGCATTACTGACTTGTACAATTGACTCTTTCCCAAGGACTTTCTCCTGCACAGATACTTCCAGCTTCTGATGAACATCAGAATGTACTTCATTTCTCCCACCAGGAGGCATTGAAGACTCTGTCTCCATCTTGTTACTAGCTCCATTATTTTTGTCCTTGTCCAAGCTCTTAAAGTCATCACCAATTTCCTCATCATCATTCACTGTGTCACCTTTATTGCCCAGaccaggatcttcatcatcatcatcatccacatcaATAGCTTCTCCCTCACTCTCTACCACAAAATTGACCAGATAAAAGCATTGCTCCATCTCAAACAGCTTGTTGGTTGGGATCTTGGACTTGTCTCTCACAGCCACCTTAACCCTGACCTCCTCATAGAAACTTCTGAATATGCCATGCCAGTCAATATTAACAAGCACACCCAGAGATGTTGAGATTTGGCAGACAGCTTTTCCGTGTCAACCACTTAGCAGGGATACCATAGATCTTGACCCAAATTTCTTGAAACTCCTCAAAAGGCTCAGCTTCACCCTCCCAGTTCTCAAAGTAGATCACCACCCCATCTTTTTTTAGATTGATGGAGGGGTATTCCACCAAGTCTTTAATTCTTTTACTAGGAGGAAACCTCACTAAGAACTTCTTGGGGCCAATCCGTCCGATCCGCCAAAACCAATTTGCCTTCCACATATCAATGAAACATTTCTCAAGGTCACCAGCTGATATTTCACCTTCCTTGACCACCACCACACCAACATTATCCATGTTCAGCCATTGCACAGCTTCTGGACCCTCCACTTCCACATGGAAGAAACCCAGCCCTGGATTTGCACTCCCCCAATATTGGGCTGTTGGAAGAAGGGAGTACCACATAAGGCAATTGTCCATATGGTGCCCGGTCTTGCTCGCGGATAAAACACCTTTTGATCCTAGTGCACGAGACCCACATAATGTCCCGGCTCTCCACGAGTTGTAGCAAGTTACAGACTTGAATTTTGGATCCAGAATAGGTCCAGGACCACCCAGCACAGATATCTGAAGATTAGTACCTACTTTCTCTCCACTCTGTCTTGACCCATCAGAAACAGGATTCTTCTgagtcttcttcttgttcttcccaGCCCCAGAGCCTTGTGGTTGCTGCAAAGGAACCATGCTGGCACTACTCCCCGACTCGTTTGATTGCGGGATGTTTTGTGGAATCCCTTGCGGGACCATCATCATTGGATTGAAACCGAGGTTGAGGGATCCGCCGACCGCCGAAGAACTGAGGCCACTGATTCATCGGCATGTTCCACATGTGTGGCTGAAGCATCGGGAACATACCTTGCCCAGCCCCCAATTGTTGCATCATCTGTGGAGGAAACTCTGATTTGACCACCACAGGCTCTTTGACAGCACCTGCAGAAGGAGCAGCCGATGAGGTCGCCGCCGCTGCGGTGGGAGCACGTCCACCAGCAGACCCACGACCAGTCCCCCCACCAAATCTGCCCGCACCTCGACCACCACCCGCCATTGAGACCACCTCGACGAAAGATCTCTTCCCCTCAGCCGCACCCCAGAGATCGGAGAACTTGATAACTGTTGCTCTGGGTAGAAATCCACGTCCAGCCGGATAGCAATCGGCAGGTGTGAAGGATCCGTTTTGAACTAGCTCTCTCTCGACCCGCGACCAAGGTCGAGGCACTAGGCGAAAACCTAGATCCGACCAGGAGATCCTTGGccgacactgccggcgcacccacaGATATACCTCTAGTTGGAGACGTATTCCCAAAAGACGTAATCCCTGAAGAAATATGAACGGACTGATTTCGCCTGGGAGAATCCAACCGACGGCCACCAATCGCAGCCACCAACGAGTCACTGCGCAATGGGGCCCGCCCTCGCTCAAACCATCCAAATTTCCCCACCCTCTCCGGCGAACAATACCTCGTCGGAGAAGGATTCCCGCTCCCGATCTTCGCCCCTGCGTCGCCAGTCCTCCGCCGAACCTCGACGACCTGCAACGATAGCAGATCTCGGAGCTCCTTgcagcagcaccggggacgacctCACCGGCGAGATCTGGAACGAGGCTCTCACGGCTTCAAATTTTCCAGCTCCTCCAGCCCTTGCTCCGCCAATTGACGCCGCGGGTCTTCGGGATCCATCGACTTGACCATCGCCGGCGCCGCGGCCACCTCGCTCCTCGAGCCCTCGTCCGGAGATTTGCGGCCTCCACCCTTTTTCCATCTCGCTCCACCGCCCACTCCGAACCGAGGCTGATCCGAAGGATTAGGAGCTTTCGTCCCGGAATCGCCATCCTCCGCCCCTCCGCCATCTTCGCTTCCTCTTCTGCGCTTCTTCGCTTCCTCCTCCCTCCGCCTTCTCTCCTCTCCCCACCGCATCTCCTCGGCGAACGACGGGAAACCCGCGATCCACTTCGAGCTGGACATCTCCCTTCGCCGTGCGTACCGGTGAATACCAGCACCTACGAGCGCTCAAAGTAGAGGtaggggaggcggcggaggagatggtggtggcgacggtggtggtggtggatgtggcggtggtggtggtggtggacggGCTCGGTCGCCGGGGAGTCGCcaggacttttttttttgagtggAAAGGTAGTCGTCGGCTAGGCAAACCCAAGTTGACACAGTGAAAGTTGAAGGAGGCCAGGACAATAAGCTCAAATGGGCCGACACCGCCTGGTACGGACGCACCTTTCTCCCCGCACAGGCTCTGCGGGTCTAGAAGCTGTCCGGGTTCGAGGTACTCGGTGCCTCCTttcatcagatcggtcttttggttaaACTGGCTAGCGCATCAATCCTATAtagtatcagagccaagaggtcttgagttcaagaccctgctcgcgcagtataaaaaaacaaaaaaaaaatctgcggCCTGCACCAaacccacgctaaggactaaaatagcctagacgtgaggaggagtgttgaatataaataaactgcctagtctctttccatcagttcagacttttaattcaattggctagtgcagcaatctttcatggtatcagagccaagaggtctcaagttcaagaccctgctcacgcagttttaaaaacaaaagaaaaaacattccGCGGGGCCCGCACCGAACTCATGCTAAGGACTAAAATATCctagacgtgagggggagtgttgaatataaataaactgcctagtctctttccatcagttcggacttttggttcagttggcaagtgcagcaatctttcatggtatcggagccaagaggtctcaagttcaagatcctgctcacgcagttttaaaaataaaaagaaaaaaaatctgcgGCCTGCACCAaacccacgctaaggactaaaatagactagccgtgagggggagtgttgaatataaatacactacctagtctttccatcagttcggacttttggttcaattggctagtatAGCAATCTTTCAATGTCGACACCGAACTTAGCATAAGAAGTTTTTGGCATGTATCCTAGGAGAGTAGGAGGTCGGCTGCAAATGGAGAATGCTATCTAATTGGAACTTAGCATAAGAAGTTGTACTTGGCATGTATCCTAGGAAAGTAGGAGGTCGGCTGAAAAGGGAGGATGCTGTCTAATTGATCCATCCAGACCTTCTAGAGGAAAAAAAAATGCCACGGTCCGCTGTACAGTTTGGGCACTTCATATAGATAGAAAAAATCTGGGGCCTAACACTTGCATTCTGCAGACAAGCACAATTCGACTCCATGTCAGCATTAACATATTTTGGTCGGCGAAAATAATCTGACTTGACAGTCAGACTTCGCAGGTGTATACCACTTGGCAATCCCTTGCTAATTTTGTTTTGTCTTGGAAGCTCCATGATTTTATTCATTGGAAACTCATAACAGGGAGTTGCGTCAAAGGAACTACTCTGAGGTTTGTGAGAGCTGCCGGAATGGGACAGACTTTTGTGGACCTGTGGGCTATGGCTGCTGCTGATCAACAAAGGTTACGGTTCAGATCAGAATTACTCCCCCCGTTTCATATTTTTTGtctcaaattttgcaaaaataattATGAACGGAGGAAGTATATTTCTCGGCGTGGTCGCTCATTAGCAACAGATCCCAGGATATGTGCTGGGCAAGGAAAGCTCGTCACGTTAGTACATTATTACTCCTTCAGCATCTCGATAAAAGTCACCATAACAAGCTCGATTTGAACCTATCAGGAGCTCGGCTGCGTAAGGAGAATTCCTTCTAATTGTCCATGGGTCAACGGATCTTATGTCCAAGACGCGGAATTTGTTTAACACCCGTCTCCTTGTGTCACTTTCTCCCTCCCTGTGCATTGTGCATTTTTTTCTCATAACAGTCAATTTGTAAGTGTGCATGTTCTCTTGTTGATAAAATCCATGTTACAACTTCTTAGAAATGATCTGGCAAGACAAATATAGTGGAAAAGTTGTCAATGTCAATGTTACAATCTGTCCCCTTGATGTGGAGAAAAAGCATGCCTAAGCAGCCCAACATATTTTTCTTCTTGTTTCCTGTTCGTAGAAGGCTCCTGAATTGGTCGCAATAAACTTAGCGACCGAGAGAAGACTTACGGGATTATTGGTCTAGGTGTGTTCTCCTAATAAGAGAGCATGTTGTTAGTTTATTGTTGGACCAAAAAAAAGTGGAAATCATATTTCACAAAGACGATAATATTAGCTTTTATCAAATAATGGTAAGCACACTTGGAAATTTCTTTGTTAGTAAATTCATAGGATTTCCTTTTCCAGTTTCTGGGGTAAATGAACTTTTGCACTTAAAATTCCTATATTTTATATAATATCCTCTTGATCTGAATTTGTCCTAAAATTGTGGTAGCAATTTTGTGTTAGTTGAGGAAGTATTGATTGCGATGAAGTAGATCACATTTCGAACCCGAAAACCAATTTCCTTTTGGGTGGTGGCTTGCCATAAAACCCGACATATCAGATCTTCAAatgaaattttaattttttgaaaaattctTGGTCATGAACGAAACTACGGGTGATCGGAATCTTGATCTTAAAAGCTCAAATCCAGCATTCAACGCACATGGGCAGCATTACTTGCGTATGAAATGGCCTCGTGTACTAACATGGCCTCGTGTACTAACAAAGACTATAACAAGTAGACAATCGTTTTATAGAAGTCCGAATGCTTTGTACCCTGTTGAATAGCATGTTCATACAAGACATGGCCCATGTGATATCCAAATGCCACTTGTAGTTGAGATTAAGAATAGTGCCACCTATGAAATAAAACCGAGCTCCACCAACATTAACAACTCCTAAAATAACTCATCAACTGATATGGATCCAACTCAGATGGCCACGTCGATTTTGACAAAATTAACCTAAATCTGGAAAGATCACACAAAATAACTTTGTTTCGAAAAGATTTCACAAAATAACCTTTTGCTCAGCTCCGCACAAGATGGATCCATGCTCAGTAGCACGGCTCCGTCCCATGTGGAGCCAAGATGAGAAGCATGGCGCCGTTGCAGGTGGAGCCAAACTCAATAGCACGGCTCCGTCCAGGGTGGAGCCAAGCTCATAAGCACAACGCCGTCTCAGACGGAGCCAAGCTCAGTAGCACGACTCCGTTTCAGGTGGAGCCAAACTCAGTAGCATGGCTCCGTCCCAGGTGGAGCCATGGTCCTTAGCTGTTTTCTAACAACAATTGAGAGTGGTTCATGCATCTACTGAGGACTAAGTTTATTGAGCTCAATAGCGAGGTTTGCATCATCTCGGACCACCACCAAGGGATACTCAAGATAGTTATTTTATATTTCGTGCTTGTTTATGTGTGCAAAATTTTCACCGGTGGGCGCTTAAACCCCTATTGCGACAGAAAGTCACCCTACAATCTAACCTTGTCAGAAAAGACTTTGAGTCACTGATGCGCGCGAAAATCGTCAGAAGTAAGGCGCTCTGCTGGCAGTACTTATTAGGCGCATGTAAGCAATTTTGTGGTGCCTTCAGATACTCGCCGAGTTATTATACTGTTGGTTGGTTAATAAGCGTCTCCGTTAGTTCGTTCTGATTTTCTAGAGAGTCTGGACGTCTTTCGGTTCGAGGTTGTGACTACAACCTGATGCTCGTTGGTACTAGATCACATCCATGAACTCAAACTATTAAGGAAGCACATTGCAAAGAGAAGTAGACTAATATAGCAAGGATTAGATTGTAGAGCGCCTTACTTCTGACGAGTTTCGCGCGCATCAGTGACTCAAAGTCTTTTCTGACAAGGTTAGATTGTAGGGTGACTTTCTGTCGCAGTAGGGGTTTAAGCGCCCACCGGTGACAATTTTGCACACATAAACAAGCACGAAATAGAAAATAACTGTCTTGAGTATCCTTGttggtggttcgagatgatgcaaACCTCGCTATTGAGCTCAATAAACTTAGTCCTCAGTAGATGCATGAACCACTCTCAATTGTTGttagaaaacggctaaggaccatggCTCCACCTGGGACGGAGCCATGCTACTGAGTTTGGCTCCACCTGAAATGGAGTCGTGCTACTGAGTTTGGCTCCGCCTGAGACGGCGTTGTGCTTATGAGCTTGGCTCCACCCTGGACGGAGCCGTGCTATTGAGTTTCGCTCCACATGCAACGGCGCCATGCTTCTCATCTTGGCTCCACATGGGACGGAGCCGTGCTACTGAGCATGGCTCCATCTTGTGCGGAGCCGAGCAAAAGGTTATTTTGTGAAATCTTTTCGAAACCAAGTTATTTTGTGTGATCTTTCCAGATTTAGGTTAATTTTGTTAAAATCGACGATGGCCACCTGCATAAACAACCATATGGACATTTAATTAGCATGCTATCATTGAACCAACATTTATTTCACAAAGACCGAATTGTTATACTGGTCATATGACTAGAACTAGAAGCACCCTCGTATATCTCACCATTGTTAACACATCACAGGACAACTTTGATACTTCAGACTATATTGTTGTTTCTTCCGTTTAGAATTATGCCTGAAAATTCAACCAATAAAAGGATATAACAATAAACTAACAACATGCTCTCGTATTTGGAGAACACGGAGAACACGCCTAGACTAATAATCTCTCTTAAGTCTTCTCTCGGTCCCTAAGTTTATTGCAAGTTTAAGAATTGGTGCCATGTTATTGATTGTGTTTGTTACTACCATATGCAATCTCATATGCACATAATGCATTCCTTGGATGCACATGGAACAAAGGAATCAAGTTTGTAAGGTCTAGATTATGTTCATCTATAGTCGTGTTTCATAGCTAGGATTATTTTTGGTATAGTTCATCTGAAGATCTGATCCCACATCATTTCTCAAGAAGTCCAGCATCCAAGGACAAATCGGAAACCAGGTTCAGGAATGTTCTTGGTCCTGCAAATTTTGTTTTGGACCAACCATAAATTGGTAACATGCTAATAGTAAAAGAAATGTCCATAGGTTCGCTATTGCAGTTTCTATCGAGAGTTGTTAAGTTTAGTGAATCCCACTTTTAATAATCTACAAATGACACTTGGCTAGCAATCACACGATCTTAACATGTGCCTCGCTAGCGAtggaaacgtcgcctcccactgaatgcatATTCCACCTTTATAAGACACATATATATCAaatctggggtttgaactctggtgggctggggatatAACCActttcctaaccacccaacctcagatcGATACAGAAACTTCTTGCTATTAAAGTCATCACaagttgtttttttttctccAGGAGAGCATGAATCCAGAATGACAGTAAATAATTCAGACAACAGCATCGTCATGTCACGCTTGAAGAAATCATGTCACAGATCTGTTTAGCAAAAcccctttttttaaaaaaaaaactagcaaaAACAGTTGCCACCTTTTTTTCGAGTTCATGCAGTGTAAAGTTTGGGCCCATTCTTCCAGATGAAGCCCGTTCCAACATTCAACACAAACAGATCAAAGCCCATTACTCTGTCTGCGGCCGTGCACGAAAGAAAGGAAGGGGAAAAGCCCACGACAGGACTCGGGAGGAggaaggaaggagaagaagacggCAAACATGGCGGCGGCTCATGCGGCAGCGGCGTCCCCCACCCACCGCGCCTCCGTTCAGGCGACGTCGACCCCGCCGTACCCCAGCGCGGCCCGGATCGCCGACTCCTCCTGCTTCCCCCAGTACACCGCCTCCCTCAAGTGTACGCGTCCATCCTCGCTCGCCCTAATACTCCTGATTCCATGCGCGTATGGTGGATCCCTGATTAAGTTCTCATGTATTTCCAGGTTTGGAGACCAGCCAAGACAAGAGCAAGTGCCAGCAGCAGTTCGACGATTACAAGGAGTGCAAGAAGAAAGAGGTTTCCTTTTCCCCCCTCTAGAATTTTCTGTTCAAGAGGACCTATAGCTTATCCCGGGCAGCAAGTGCCAAACTTGAAGTTGAAACTTGTCTTTTGCTGGACTTTGCTTCCCTGAACTTGCCTATTATAACAGAAACTAACGCACCTCCTAGTTACGTTTTTGTTTGCCCAACTGCTCTCATCACTTCTGGTACAACATGAACGAGACTTCTCGTGCAGAAATCAGTGATTATGTGAACACTAAAAGAGATTGTTCTAACATGATTTAGAGTGAGCAACAAGTGCATAAGAAGTAACGTTAGCATCCACATACAGAAATCAGTGATAAGGAATTGCAAACTACACTCTGCTGAGTTCATAACTAAAGTGTGGACATGCACATTCAAGGCATATATTGACTTGAACGAAAATACTTCCTGCTTTCAGTGATTCCTTTCCTGGTCAGTGAGCTGGTATACATTATCGTTTAGAAGTCTAGCGTTAGTTGTCACCATAGTTCAGTTATGTGCACATCAGATGATCTACTTCTCGATTACAGAAACAAGACTCCAGGGTGAACCCAGTAGCTACATTCGAGTGGACCTATAGCTTATCTGGGACAGCAAGTGTCAAATTTGAACTTAAAACTTGTCTGTAGTGGACTTTAATTCCTTGAAGTTGCCCTTTAAAGCAAAAATTACTGCACCTCCTTGTCAACTTTTTGTTCGCCCAACTGCTCTAAGCACTTTTGGTACAAGCATGGATGAGACTTCTCGCACATAAATCATCGATTATGTAAACACTATAAAAGGGCATTGTTCAAACATGGTTTAGAGTAAGTAATAAGTGCATAAGCAGCAACTTGAACATCCACATACAGACAGGCATTGTGATATGGAATGCCAACTTCATTCTACTGAGTTCATAACTGTGTGCGTGGACATACACACAGACATGTATAATGTATTGAAACTTGAAAGAAAGTATGTCCTTCTTTTAGTACTTCCTTTCTCGGTCTATGAGCTGCAATACAACATCCTTGAGAAGTCTGGCCTTGGGAATGTGCTCACATTCCACTGTCAGTAACCTGTTTTCGTTTGTCACTATAGTTCAGTTATGTGCACATCAGATGAGCCGTCCGGATTACAGAAACAAGCCTCCAGGGTGAACGGTAGCTACCTTCAAGTTTCTTGGTGCACTTGCTGATGTTTGTTCAGAGAGGTCATATAGGTTAGTTTGGACAGCAAGTCCCAACCTGAAGTCGAAACATATCTTCTAATTACTTGAAGTTCTCTTTTAAAACAAAGATTAGTGCACCTCCTTGTCAAATTTTGTTTGCCCAACTGCTCT includes these proteins:
- the LOC124670934 gene encoding uncharacterized protein LOC124670934, with amino-acid sequence MRAKIVRSKALCWQYLLGAYQSPLLCLRPCTKERKGKSPRQDSGGGRKEKKTANMAAAHAAAASPTHRASVQATSTPPYPSAARIADSSCFPQYTASLKCLETSQDKSKCQQQFDDYKECKKKEREARLERNRSRTLFG